From a region of the Streptomyces tirandamycinicus genome:
- a CDS encoding helix-turn-helix transcriptional regulator, with protein sequence MTPQREIRAWRPPVAGVVEVFHARFTEHAYPMHVHDAWTLLIVDDGAVRYDLDRHERATPSDTVSLLPPKVPHNGSPATSHGFRKRVLYLDMTQLDERFIGPAVDGPDLTDPVLRTRVGQLHAALANRGDEFEAESRLALIGERLRMHLRPRLVPGRTGPGRGVAQSLRDLLDERLREGITLDEAARLLHAHPAHLVRAFGRAFGIAPHQYMTSRRVDLARRLLLDGQPPGEVASVAGFYDQSHLTRHFKRVVGTTPGRYARTGAVN encoded by the coding sequence ATGACGCCCCAGCGGGAGATCCGCGCCTGGCGCCCGCCGGTGGCGGGTGTCGTCGAGGTCTTCCACGCCCGCTTCACCGAGCACGCGTACCCCATGCACGTCCACGACGCCTGGACCTTGCTGATCGTCGACGACGGCGCGGTCCGCTACGACCTGGACCGCCATGAACGGGCCACTCCGAGCGACACGGTCAGCCTTCTCCCGCCGAAGGTCCCGCACAACGGCTCACCCGCCACCTCTCACGGCTTCCGCAAGCGCGTGCTCTACCTCGACATGACACAGCTGGACGAGCGCTTCATCGGACCGGCGGTGGACGGCCCGGACCTCACCGATCCCGTCCTGCGTACACGCGTCGGGCAGTTGCACGCGGCCCTGGCGAACCGGGGCGACGAGTTCGAGGCGGAGAGCCGCCTGGCCCTCATCGGCGAACGGCTGCGCATGCACCTGCGCCCCAGGCTGGTCCCGGGCCGTACGGGGCCGGGCCGAGGCGTCGCCCAGAGCCTGCGGGACCTTCTCGACGAGCGGCTGCGTGAGGGCATCACCCTGGACGAGGCCGCACGCCTCCTGCACGCCCACCCCGCGCACCTCGTCCGCGCGTTCGGCAGGGCTTTCGGGATCGCCCCCCACCAGTACATGACGTCGCGCCGCGTCGACCTGGCCCGCCGTCTGCTGCTCGACGGCCAGCCGCCGGGCGAGGTGGCGAGCGTGGCCGGCTTCTACGACCAGTCCCATCTCACCCGGCACTTCAAGCGGGTCGTGGGCACCACCCCGGGCCGGTACGCCCGTACCGGGGCCGTCAACTGA
- a CDS encoding DUF2000 domain-containing protein yields MRDEKETGIGCESAPVRFPTKIAVLLRDDLESWQRLNVTAFLVSGLGTASPEVIGEPYADADGTAYLPMFRQPVLVFEGTKETLAAAHGRALSRSLPRAVFTSDLFGTGNDRDNRAAVRAVGKDLLDLVGLATYGPRNAVDKVLKGARMHP; encoded by the coding sequence ATGAGAGACGAGAAGGAGACCGGTATCGGGTGCGAGAGCGCACCCGTCCGCTTCCCCACCAAGATCGCCGTTCTGCTGCGGGACGACCTCGAGTCCTGGCAGCGCCTGAACGTGACCGCCTTCCTGGTCAGTGGGCTCGGCACGGCGTCACCCGAGGTGATCGGCGAGCCGTACGCGGACGCGGACGGCACCGCGTATCTGCCGATGTTCCGCCAGCCGGTACTCGTCTTCGAGGGGACGAAGGAGACTCTGGCCGCCGCACACGGCCGCGCGCTGTCGCGCTCCCTGCCCCGCGCCGTGTTCACGTCGGACCTGTTCGGCACGGGCAACGACCGCGACAACCGGGCGGCGGTACGGGCCGTGGGGAAGGACCTCCTCGATCTGGTGGGGCTGGCCACCTACGGGCCGCGCAACGCGGTGGACAAGGTCCTCAAGGGCGCACGCATGCACCCCTGA
- a CDS encoding DUF1349 domain-containing protein → MRRVAWREAAWLNPPPVCDTGPDDLVVSTAAGSDFWRHTAYGFVRDDGHALLTPMEEATAVEVSFEARFRTRYDQAGAMIRADRETWIKAGVEFTDGVPHVGAVVTRGVSDWSLSPVPAWADRPVTVRVSRVADTVTVRARCEAEPWRLVRVAPWPAGAASTAGPYCCSPGRSGLDVRFSRFAMGPADPGLHAIP, encoded by the coding sequence ATGCGGAGGGTCGCCTGGCGCGAAGCCGCGTGGCTCAATCCCCCTCCGGTCTGCGATACCGGGCCGGACGACCTGGTTGTCTCCACTGCCGCGGGCAGCGACTTCTGGCGCCACACCGCCTACGGCTTCGTACGCGACGACGGCCACGCTCTGTTGACCCCCATGGAGGAGGCGACAGCCGTCGAGGTCTCCTTCGAGGCACGCTTCCGTACTCGCTACGATCAGGCCGGGGCCATGATCCGAGCCGACCGGGAGACATGGATCAAGGCCGGAGTGGAGTTCACCGACGGTGTGCCTCATGTCGGAGCGGTGGTGACGCGGGGCGTTTCGGACTGGTCGCTGTCGCCCGTTCCGGCCTGGGCCGACCGACCGGTCACCGTCCGGGTGAGCCGGGTGGCCGACACGGTGACCGTGCGGGCACGGTGTGAGGCGGAGCCGTGGCGGCTGGTGCGTGTCGCCCCTTGGCCGGCCGGCGCCGCGTCGACAGCGGGACCGTACTGCTGTTCGCCGGGACGGAGCGGGCTCGACGTCCGCTTCAGCCGCTTCGCCATGGGACCGGCCGATCCGGGTCTCCACGCCATCCCGTGA
- a CDS encoding LysR family transcriptional regulator translates to MLDLQRLRALHAVSVHGSVGAAASALGFTPSAVSQQIAKLERETRTVLLEREGRGVRLTPEARQLVAVARELLAIVERAETELEQRRGKPAGRLTIAAFASAARGLLPEVLADLAVRHPAMDARLSEVDPHLSVGMVAKGAVDLSVVHDWDVAPLSLPPGVEQAVIGEDRCTLLVPQGHPFAGRDAVRREDLGGERWVCQPPGRVCHEWLVRTLRAAGHRPEIVHQADENPTLVALVAAGLGICLIPRLGRGPLPAGVVEVALEPTPVRRLYALWRTGAAQRPAITETVRTLRKHWPSAARPSRPAARVPCPD, encoded by the coding sequence ATGCTCGACCTGCAGCGCCTGCGCGCCCTGCACGCCGTCTCCGTGCACGGCAGCGTCGGCGCCGCCGCCTCCGCCCTGGGCTTCACGCCGTCCGCGGTGTCCCAGCAGATCGCCAAGCTGGAGCGGGAGACCAGGACCGTGCTGCTCGAACGCGAGGGGCGCGGTGTCCGGCTGACCCCGGAGGCACGGCAGCTCGTGGCCGTCGCCCGGGAGTTGCTGGCCATCGTGGAGCGGGCGGAGACCGAGTTGGAACAGCGGCGCGGGAAACCGGCCGGGCGACTCACCATCGCCGCCTTCGCGTCGGCGGCGCGCGGACTGCTGCCCGAGGTCCTCGCCGACCTGGCCGTACGGCATCCGGCGATGGATGCACGGCTCAGCGAGGTCGACCCGCATCTGTCGGTCGGCATGGTCGCCAAGGGAGCGGTCGATCTGAGCGTGGTTCACGACTGGGACGTCGCGCCCCTATCGCTGCCGCCGGGGGTGGAACAGGCGGTGATCGGAGAGGACCGGTGCACGCTGCTGGTGCCCCAAGGGCATCCGTTCGCGGGGCGCGATGCGGTGCGGCGCGAGGACCTCGGCGGTGAGCGGTGGGTATGCCAACCGCCGGGCCGGGTGTGCCACGAATGGCTGGTGCGGACCCTGCGGGCGGCCGGGCACCGGCCGGAGATCGTTCACCAGGCGGACGAGAACCCGACCCTGGTGGCGCTGGTCGCCGCCGGCCTCGGCATCTGCCTCATCCCACGCCTGGGGCGTGGTCCGCTACCCGCCGGGGTGGTGGAGGTCGCGCTCGAACCCACGCCGGTGCGGCGGCTGTACGCACTGTGGCGCACCGGGGCAGCCCAGCGCCCCGCGATCACCGAGACCGTCCGCACCCTGCGGAAACACTGGCCCAGCGCGGCCCGACCGAGTCGTCCGGCGGCTCGCGTCCCGTGCCCGGACTGA
- a CDS encoding EamA family transporter — translation MRPAHLALAVLVAAVWGVNFTVIEIGLDHFPPLLFSALRFLAAAIPAVFLVGRPRVAWRWIIAVGLVLGVAKFGLLFVAMDTGMPAGLSSLVLQIQAVFTAVIAFAALGERPSRLGALGMVVALAGIAVAAVDEGESGPLGAFALCVAAAACWGVSNVLTRKAAPPDALNFMVWVSTVPVLPLLTLSLVIEGPSRDLAALSTLDWQGASTVLYVAWATTVFGFGAWGWLLRRHPASTVAPFSLLVPVFGMSAAALFLGEPVSGLRWWAGVLLVGGVALTSLAPRRPAPVTRRVDTPVATEAVGRS, via the coding sequence ATGCGTCCTGCACACCTCGCCCTCGCCGTCCTCGTCGCCGCCGTCTGGGGCGTCAACTTCACCGTCATCGAGATCGGCCTCGACCACTTCCCGCCCCTGCTCTTCTCCGCACTGCGCTTCCTCGCGGCCGCGATTCCCGCGGTGTTCCTGGTGGGCCGCCCCAGGGTCGCGTGGAGGTGGATCATCGCGGTCGGGCTGGTCCTCGGCGTGGCCAAGTTCGGGCTGCTGTTCGTGGCGATGGACACCGGGATGCCGGCCGGCCTCTCCTCCCTGGTCCTCCAGATCCAGGCGGTGTTCACGGCCGTGATCGCCTTCGCCGCCCTGGGGGAACGCCCCTCGCGGCTGGGCGCCCTGGGCATGGTCGTGGCCTTGGCCGGGATCGCCGTCGCGGCCGTGGACGAGGGCGAGTCCGGACCGCTCGGGGCGTTCGCCCTGTGCGTCGCGGCGGCCGCCTGCTGGGGCGTCTCCAACGTCCTCACCCGCAAAGCGGCCCCGCCGGACGCGCTGAACTTCATGGTCTGGGTCAGCACCGTCCCCGTGCTGCCGCTGCTAACCCTGTCCCTGGTGATCGAGGGCCCGTCGCGCGACCTCGCGGCGCTGAGCACCCTTGACTGGCAGGGTGCGAGCACGGTCCTCTACGTCGCCTGGGCCACGACCGTCTTCGGCTTCGGTGCCTGGGGCTGGCTGCTGCGCCGCCACCCGGCGTCCACGGTGGCCCCCTTCTCCCTGCTCGTCCCGGTCTTCGGGATGTCGGCGGCGGCCCTCTTCCTCGGTGAGCCGGTGAGCGGGCTGCGCTGGTGGGCCGGGGTCCTGCTGGTCGGCGGTGTGGCCTTGACCTCGCTCGCTCCCCGCCGCCCGGCCCCCGTGACCCGCCGCGTGGACACCCCGGTGGCGACGGAGGCCGTCGGCCGCTCATGA
- a CDS encoding PLP-dependent aminotransferase family protein translates to MSPAPPPRLAALVSGVEPSALREILALTSHSRVVSFAGGLPDPELFDHEGLRLAFERVLAPGARHVFQYSRTEGDPELRAAIAGRLGRRGLPTAPDDLLITTGSQQALALTAAALLDPGDTVLVEEPCYLAALQCFGLAGARVVPLPAAGPLDPDLLGELVRRERPKLLYLIPNFQNPTGRTMTAHLRYEVARVAADHGLWIVEDDPYGELRYRGEPAPAVAACPGAEDRTILVGSFSKILAPGLRIGWLRAPHGARRALHIAKQTADLHTSTLDQAAVAAYLAGGRIDGHIAGLRQAYASRMQAMLEGLANALPDGSTWSTPDGGMFLWVRLPEHMDAEAVLPAALRHNVAYVPGSHFFTGRSDPACMRLSFTAHPPERIADGLARLGAVLQGAR, encoded by the coding sequence ATGAGTCCCGCTCCCCCACCACGGCTCGCCGCTCTGGTGTCCGGCGTCGAGCCGTCGGCGCTGCGGGAGATCCTGGCCCTGACCTCGCATAGCCGGGTCGTGTCCTTCGCCGGCGGACTTCCCGATCCCGAACTGTTCGACCACGAGGGGCTGCGCCTCGCGTTCGAACGGGTACTGGCGCCGGGGGCTCGCCATGTCTTCCAGTACTCGCGGACCGAGGGCGATCCGGAGCTGCGTGCGGCGATAGCCGGACGCCTCGGCCGGCGGGGGCTGCCGACCGCTCCCGACGACCTGCTGATCACCACTGGATCACAGCAGGCACTCGCCCTGACCGCCGCGGCCCTGCTGGATCCGGGGGACACCGTGCTCGTCGAAGAGCCCTGCTATCTGGCCGCGCTCCAGTGCTTCGGGCTGGCGGGGGCCCGAGTGGTGCCGCTACCGGCGGCGGGCCCCCTCGACCCCGATCTGCTCGGAGAGCTGGTGCGCCGTGAACGCCCCAAGCTGCTGTACCTGATACCGAACTTCCAGAATCCCACCGGCCGCACCATGACGGCTCACCTGCGGTACGAGGTGGCGCGGGTGGCCGCGGACCACGGTCTCTGGATCGTCGAGGACGACCCCTACGGGGAGCTGCGCTACCGCGGCGAGCCGGCTCCCGCGGTGGCCGCGTGTCCCGGAGCGGAGGACCGCACCATACTGGTGGGCAGTTTCTCCAAGATCCTCGCTCCCGGCCTGCGCATCGGCTGGCTCCGCGCGCCGCACGGCGCGCGCCGGGCCCTGCACATCGCCAAGCAGACCGCCGACCTGCACACCTCCACACTCGACCAGGCCGCGGTCGCCGCGTATCTGGCGGGCGGCCGCATCGACGGACACATCGCCGGGTTGCGCCAGGCGTACGCGTCGAGGATGCAGGCCATGCTGGAGGGCCTCGCGAACGCTCTGCCGGACGGAAGCACCTGGAGCACACCGGACGGAGGCATGTTCCTCTGGGTGCGCCTGCCCGAGCACATGGACGCCGAGGCGGTTCTGCCGGCGGCGCTGCGCCACAACGTCGCCTATGTGCCCGGTTCCCACTTCTTCACCGGCAGATCCGACCCCGCCTGTATGCGGCTGTCGTTCACCGCCCATCCTCCGGAGCGGATCGCGGATGGTCTGGCCCGTCTCGGCGCAGTCCTTCAGGGCGCGCGGTAG
- a CDS encoding LysE family translocator, whose amino-acid sequence MLGTLLAFLGACTLVAASPGPSTMLIVQQSLRSRRAGFLTVLGNETGVFLWGVTASLGLTALLAASQLAYDVMRIVGAAVLIVFGVRALVNARRVRDGAAEHGPAAVRSGWSAYRSGLLLNLANPKAAVFAMSFLPQFVPAGAPHLATMIGLSTVWAVFEIGYFGLYVWFVGRLRAIISRAEVRRRLEQVSGGVLLVLGIRMAVES is encoded by the coding sequence ATGTTGGGTACTCTTCTCGCCTTCCTCGGCGCCTGCACCCTGGTTGCGGCATCGCCCGGCCCGAGCACCATGCTGATCGTGCAGCAGTCCCTGCGTAGCAGGCGCGCGGGTTTCCTCACCGTGCTGGGCAACGAGACCGGCGTCTTTCTCTGGGGTGTCACCGCCTCGCTCGGGCTCACGGCGCTGCTTGCCGCCTCCCAACTGGCCTACGACGTCATGCGAATCGTCGGCGCGGCGGTTCTGATCGTGTTCGGCGTCAGGGCGCTGGTGAACGCGCGCCGAGTGCGGGACGGGGCAGCCGAGCACGGACCTGCGGCAGTGCGCTCGGGATGGAGTGCGTACCGCTCGGGTCTGCTGCTCAACCTCGCCAATCCCAAGGCCGCGGTCTTCGCGATGTCCTTCCTGCCGCAGTTCGTGCCGGCGGGCGCGCCTCATCTGGCCACCATGATCGGGCTGTCGACCGTCTGGGCGGTGTTCGAGATCGGCTACTTCGGACTGTACGTATGGTTCGTCGGCCGGCTGAGGGCGATCATCTCCCGAGCCGAAGTGCGCCGGCGCCTCGAGCAGGTCTCCGGCGGTGTGCTGCTCGTTCTGGGCATCCGGATGGCCGTCGAGAGCTGA
- a CDS encoding enoyl-CoA hydratase-related protein, with amino-acid sequence MPVLEQADDVTFILRLGDGENRFTPDWIAACNHALDRLEAVEAPRALITVADGTFWSTGLDLDWIGANPARLDELVIATHRLFARVLSLPVVTVAAIQGHAFAAGAMLALAHDFRVMREDRGFFCLPEVDLHLPFTPGMNALITARLPGAAAHEAMISGRRYGGEQAARVGLVTRATAQDAVLSSARDLADDMGRKDGRTLGAIKTRLFAQTLDALADDSLNTP; translated from the coding sequence ATGCCCGTCCTCGAGCAGGCCGACGACGTCACCTTCATCCTGCGTCTCGGCGACGGAGAGAACCGGTTCACCCCGGACTGGATCGCGGCCTGCAACCATGCCCTCGACCGGCTCGAGGCCGTGGAGGCGCCACGGGCGCTGATCACCGTGGCCGACGGCACGTTCTGGTCCACCGGGCTCGACCTGGACTGGATCGGTGCCAACCCGGCGCGCCTCGACGAACTCGTGATCGCCACTCACCGGCTGTTCGCGCGCGTCCTGTCGCTCCCGGTCGTGACCGTCGCCGCCATCCAGGGCCACGCCTTCGCTGCCGGCGCCATGCTGGCCCTCGCGCACGACTTCCGCGTCATGCGCGAGGACCGTGGGTTCTTCTGCCTGCCGGAAGTGGATCTGCACCTCCCCTTCACTCCGGGTATGAACGCGCTGATCACCGCCCGTCTCCCCGGGGCCGCAGCGCATGAGGCCATGATCAGCGGACGGCGGTACGGCGGGGAGCAGGCCGCGAGGGTCGGCCTGGTCACCAGGGCCACCGCACAGGACGCCGTGCTGTCCTCCGCGAGGGACCTGGCGGACGACATGGGACGCAAGGACGGCAGGACGCTCGGCGCCATCAAGACCCGCCTGTTCGCGCAGACGCTGGACGCGCTCGCCGACGACTCCCTGAACACTCCGTGA
- a CDS encoding LuxR C-terminal-related transcriptional regulator — protein sequence MRNRRVGVPQAMPTRHEVWERPWPLVGRDRILDLFTQAVRHRRVQGVLIHGPAGVGKTRLAEACRDRAEKAGLTTHWVVATAAAAAVPLGAVGHVIPPGVDLSDPVAGFAAVAAALGRGGEDRVVLLIDDLHLLDATSVMLVRQLMDSGSALLIGTVRTGEPYPMAAAFGTGDAIHRVDVEAFTEEQVAQVLASVLGGSVSARTSHEMYAASAGNALYLRELVLGALSSGALNSDGEVWQLAPGPRTGTPRLRELIAARLSRVSEAGTAVLELLALCEPVALADAQAVARLHDLVELERLGCLKVVKEGRRHLVMLAHPLYGEVVREGIAELRRRTILLDQAARLEARGARRQDDALHVTSWRLTATGTADPRRLHEAAALARHSHDYPQVVRLIQALPASAHTVRDRLLLADALFELGRPEEAENELERASSLSTTEHERLAVVAAYCVNALWGMAQASKALRMIDAGRGELQSPESLAVLAINEGCILAACGQPTAGLAFLDVLEDDAGATSDMSVWLFAAAVRTRALQMTGRLREAQNWAERAHATHRRVSRLATSAPHPAIQRAPAVLATAEAGDIHEARALGRRLFGELVRSEAGLPRMWVAYFLARVEWLAGHAAGARRWNAECVAIARSHHGTRPMRDAMGSLAASMALVGDTGPAAAELSALDRADADMAELEFMGLAVSPGRALGEAWHLAATGHLAQARARLLHAAEGLGDSGNLSAEGMLLVDVARLGGARDVADRLARIAARSEGALATVHADFAAALDGDDPEWLMRTSQRLEDTGSDLAAAEAAAAAAGLFRRQRLSRRATAAALRCRGLAERCEGAHTPLLATVDVTVPLTRRQSEIARLAAAGATSQEIADRLVLSIRTVDNHLAQVYGKLGVTGRRDLARALGTR from the coding sequence ATGCGCAACAGGAGAGTCGGCGTGCCCCAGGCCATGCCGACCCGCCACGAGGTCTGGGAAAGGCCCTGGCCCCTGGTGGGGAGGGACCGGATTCTGGACCTCTTCACCCAGGCCGTACGCCATCGCCGCGTCCAGGGCGTTCTCATACACGGGCCCGCCGGGGTGGGGAAGACACGGCTCGCCGAAGCGTGCCGAGACCGGGCCGAGAAGGCCGGTCTCACCACCCACTGGGTGGTCGCCACGGCGGCGGCGGCCGCCGTGCCCCTGGGCGCCGTCGGCCACGTGATCCCACCAGGGGTCGATCTGTCGGATCCGGTTGCCGGCTTCGCCGCCGTTGCCGCCGCCCTCGGCCGGGGTGGCGAGGACCGTGTGGTCCTGCTGATCGACGATCTCCATCTCCTCGACGCGACGTCGGTGATGCTGGTGCGTCAGTTGATGGACTCGGGCTCCGCGCTGCTCATCGGCACCGTGCGCACGGGGGAGCCGTACCCCATGGCGGCGGCCTTCGGCACCGGCGACGCGATCCACCGGGTCGACGTCGAAGCCTTCACCGAGGAGCAGGTGGCGCAGGTGCTGGCGTCCGTGCTGGGCGGATCGGTGAGCGCCCGGACATCCCACGAAATGTACGCGGCCAGCGCCGGAAACGCTCTCTACCTGCGAGAACTGGTGCTCGGCGCGCTGAGCAGCGGGGCTCTGAACAGCGACGGCGAGGTGTGGCAGCTGGCCCCGGGCCCGCGCACCGGAACCCCCAGGCTCAGGGAGCTCATCGCAGCCCGCCTGAGCCGGGTGTCCGAGGCCGGCACCGCGGTCCTCGAACTGCTGGCCCTGTGCGAGCCGGTGGCACTGGCCGATGCCCAGGCCGTTGCCCGACTCCACGACCTTGTCGAGCTCGAACGTCTTGGCTGCCTCAAGGTCGTCAAGGAGGGTCGTCGGCATCTCGTGATGCTGGCACACCCCTTGTACGGCGAAGTCGTACGAGAAGGGATCGCCGAACTCCGCCGCAGAACGATCCTGCTCGACCAGGCGGCCCGTCTCGAGGCCCGCGGCGCCCGCCGTCAGGACGACGCGCTGCACGTCACGTCATGGCGCCTGACCGCGACCGGCACCGCGGATCCGCGGCGACTCCACGAGGCCGCTGCCCTCGCCCGCCACAGCCACGACTATCCGCAGGTCGTCCGGCTGATCCAGGCCCTGCCGGCGAGCGCGCACACCGTCCGCGACCGGCTGCTGCTCGCCGACGCGCTGTTCGAGCTCGGCAGGCCCGAGGAGGCGGAGAACGAGCTCGAGCGGGCCAGCAGCCTTTCCACCACGGAGCATGAGCGGTTGGCCGTCGTCGCTGCCTACTGCGTCAACGCTCTGTGGGGCATGGCACAGGCGTCCAAGGCACTGCGCATGATCGACGCCGGCCGCGGGGAGCTGCAGTCGCCCGAGTCACTCGCCGTGCTCGCGATCAACGAGGGCTGCATCCTGGCCGCCTGCGGCCAGCCCACGGCAGGGCTCGCCTTCCTCGACGTCCTGGAGGACGACGCCGGCGCGACCTCGGACATGAGCGTGTGGCTGTTCGCCGCGGCGGTACGCACCCGAGCGCTGCAGATGACCGGCCGACTGCGCGAGGCGCAGAACTGGGCGGAGCGGGCTCATGCCACACATCGGCGGGTGAGCCGTCTGGCGACATCGGCGCCCCACCCGGCGATCCAGCGGGCCCCGGCCGTCCTGGCCACGGCGGAGGCAGGGGACATCCACGAGGCTCGCGCGCTGGGCCGGCGGCTGTTCGGTGAGCTCGTCCGCTCGGAAGCGGGGCTTCCCCGGATGTGGGTCGCCTACTTCCTGGCGCGCGTGGAGTGGCTGGCGGGGCATGCCGCCGGCGCGCGCCGCTGGAACGCCGAATGTGTCGCGATCGCCCGCTCTCACCATGGGACACGGCCCATGCGCGACGCCATGGGGTCGCTCGCCGCGTCCATGGCCCTGGTCGGCGACACCGGTCCGGCCGCGGCGGAGTTGTCCGCCCTCGACCGCGCGGATGCCGACATGGCCGAACTCGAGTTCATGGGCCTGGCCGTCTCCCCTGGACGGGCTCTGGGAGAGGCCTGGCACCTGGCGGCGACCGGACACCTCGCGCAAGCTCGGGCGAGGCTGCTGCACGCAGCCGAAGGCCTCGGGGACAGCGGCAACCTCTCGGCGGAGGGCATGTTGCTCGTGGACGTGGCCCGGCTCGGCGGAGCACGCGACGTCGCCGATCGCCTGGCCCGCATCGCAGCCCGGTCCGAGGGTGCACTGGCCACGGTTCACGCCGACTTCGCCGCAGCGCTCGACGGCGACGACCCCGAGTGGCTGATGCGGACCTCGCAGAGGCTGGAGGACACCGGCAGCGACCTCGCGGCCGCGGAGGCCGCCGCCGCGGCGGCCGGTCTCTTCCGCAGGCAGCGACTTTCGCGCAGGGCGACGGCAGCCGCCCTCCGTTGCCGCGGTCTCGCCGAGCGCTGCGAAGGCGCGCACACCCCACTTCTGGCAACCGTGGACGTCACGGTGCCGCTCACCCGCCGACAGAGCGAAATCGCCCGGCTCGCCGCAGCCGGCGCCACCAGCCAGGAAATCGCCGACCGGCTGGTGCTGTCCATACGCACGGTGGACAACCACTTGGCGCAGGTCTACGGCAAGCTGGGCGTGACGGGCCGCCGCGATCTGGCGCGCGCCCTCGGTACACGCTGA
- a CDS encoding DUF998 domain-containing protein — MRSSPSPAYAATAEAAIWLSALLVSLLHVLPTPLSPVTDMVSEYALGRFPLLADTSFLAIALAALTLAVSLRGVLPGGPAALTGLAGLVVTALGAAVLPFFVTDPQSPPSSTHGTIHLVAALLSMTSLTVAILALALRFRTLPRWSRLAPSSFVCAGVMAVSLVPMLLDLWPGLTERILIVAGMCWIGMTARHLRTGGPSR, encoded by the coding sequence ATGAGAAGCTCTCCGTCCCCGGCATACGCGGCGACGGCGGAGGCCGCGATCTGGCTGTCCGCCCTGCTGGTGTCGCTGCTGCACGTGCTGCCCACACCTCTCAGCCCGGTGACCGACATGGTCAGCGAGTACGCGTTGGGGAGGTTTCCCCTACTGGCCGACACCTCGTTCCTGGCGATCGCCCTTGCCGCCCTCACGCTCGCCGTGAGCCTGCGCGGCGTCCTGCCCGGGGGCCCCGCGGCCCTGACGGGACTGGCCGGACTCGTGGTCACGGCACTCGGCGCGGCCGTCCTGCCGTTCTTCGTGACGGACCCCCAGTCGCCGCCCTCGTCGACCCACGGAACGATCCACCTGGTCGCCGCTCTGCTGTCCATGACGTCGCTCACGGTGGCGATACTCGCTCTCGCGCTGCGCTTCCGGACGCTCCCGCGGTGGAGTCGACTCGCTCCGTCGAGCTTCGTGTGCGCCGGGGTCATGGCCGTGAGCCTGGTGCCGATGCTGCTGGACCTGTGGCCGGGACTCACGGAGCGCATCCTGATCGTGGCCGGGATGTGCTGGATCGGCATGACGGCGCGCCATCTGCGCACCGGGGGGCCGAGCCGATGA